The genomic window CCGACGGAGCGCAAATCCAGCGCTGTTCGGAGAAACGATGGACGCCATCACCGAGGTCGCCCAGTGGGTCTTCCCCGTCGCGGGGCGCGAGGTGCGCCTCAACGCGACCACCCTCGTCATGTCGTGGGGCGTCATGGCGGCGCTGGCCGCCTTCGGTCTGGCCGTCTCCCGGCGCCCCGCCCTGGTACCCGGACCCTTCCAGAGCGTAGCCGAGCTCCTCGTCCAGGTTTCCAGAGACCTGATCGCCGAGACCCTGGGCAAGAGGGGGCCGCGTTACTTCGCCCTCGTCCTCACGCTCTTCGTCTTCATCCTGATCTCCAACTGGCTCGGCATGATCCCTCTTCTCGAGGAGCCCACCAAGGACCTCAACACGGCCCTCATCCTGGCGGTCATCGCTTTCCTGACGGCCCAGACGGCCGCGATCCGGGCCAAGGGCTGGCGCGTCTACATTAGAGAGTACTTTCAGCCCTTCGCCTTCATGTTCCCCCTCAACGTGATCGGCGAGGCGGCCAAGGTCGTCTCCATGGCCTTTCGCCTCTACGGCAACGTCATGGGCGGCTCCATCATCATCCTGGTGGTGAGCCATCTGGTGTACCACCTGATCATCCCGCCCTTCCTGAGCGCCTTCTTCGGTCTCTTCGTCGGCACGGTGCAGGCCTTTGTCTTCGCCATGCTCACCCTGACCTACATCTCCG from Thermodesulfobacteriota bacterium includes these protein-coding regions:
- the atpB gene encoding F0F1 ATP synthase subunit A — its product is MDAITEVAQWVFPVAGREVRLNATTLVMSWGVMAALAAFGLAVSRRPALVPGPFQSVAELLVQVSRDLIAETLGKRGPRYFALVLTLFVFILISNWLGMIPLLEEPTKDLNTALILAVIAFLTAQTAAIRAKGWRVYIREYFQPFAFMFPLNVIGEAAKVVSMAFRLYGNVMGGSIIILVVSHLVYHLIIPPFLSAFFGLFVGTVQAFVFAMLTLTYISVALQE